One Candidatus Zixiibacteriota bacterium genomic window carries:
- the panB gene encoding 3-methyl-2-oxobutanoate hydroxymethyltransferase: MGTSERKKMTVTRFREKKTRGEKLAVLTAYDFFTAKTLDRAGVDSLLVGDSVGMALYGEKSTHPVTMEIMLAHTRAVARATEFALVIADMPFMSYQPSLETAIINAGRLIRESFAEAVKLEGGVEMAATVRRIVECGIPVMGHIGMTPQSIHRFGGARVQGRKELSRQYLIDSAEALEEAGAFSIVLELIQADVAAEITAAVDIPTIGIGSGKECDGQVLVINDILGLYDIYTPKFVRKYADLPPLIEKAAADFISDVRSGRYPGEDESFFKKE; the protein is encoded by the coding sequence ATGGGTACCTCGGAACGTAAAAAGATGACCGTCACCCGCTTTCGGGAGAAGAAGACGAGAGGCGAGAAACTGGCGGTCCTGACCGCCTATGATTTTTTCACGGCAAAGACGCTTGACCGCGCCGGGGTTGATTCCCTTCTGGTCGGCGATTCAGTCGGCATGGCGCTTTATGGCGAGAAGAGCACTCATCCGGTGACGATGGAGATAATGCTGGCGCACACTCGCGCCGTCGCGCGGGCGACCGAATTCGCGCTGGTTATTGCCGATATGCCGTTCATGTCGTACCAGCCGTCACTGGAAACCGCCATCATCAATGCCGGAAGATTAATCCGCGAGTCCTTCGCCGAAGCGGTGAAACTGGAAGGGGGAGTCGAGATGGCCGCTACAGTCAGGCGGATTGTCGAGTGCGGAATACCGGTGATGGGGCATATCGGGATGACCCCTCAGTCGATTCATCGTTTTGGCGGCGCCCGGGTGCAGGGACGAAAGGAATTATCGCGGCAATATCTGATTGATTCGGCCGAAGCGCTCGAGGAAGCCGGTGCTTTTTCTATAGTACTGGAATTGATTCAGGCTGATGTCGCCGCCGAGATTACCGCCGCTGTCGATATTCCCACGATTGGTATCGGTTCCGGCAAAGAGTGCGATGGCCAGGTGCTGGTGATTAACGATATTCTCGGTCTGTACGATATCTACACCCCGAAATTTGTCCGCAAATATGCCGACCTGCCGCCGCTTATCGAAAAGGCGGCAGCAGATTTTATCAGCGATGTCCGCTCGGGAAGATATCCCGGCGAGGACGAGTCTTTCTTTAAGAAGGAATAA